A stretch of the Aythya fuligula isolate bAytFul2 chromosome 18, bAytFul2.pri, whole genome shotgun sequence genome encodes the following:
- the SSTR2 gene encoding somatostatin receptor type 2 encodes MELEFELPNATAFWFSPASPFDNFSVEAPANASQNATGQHFDLTSNAILTFIYFVVCIVGLCGNTLVIYVILRYAKMKTITNIYILNLAIADELFMLGLPFLAMQVALVHWPFGKAICRVVMTVDGINQFTSIFCLTVMSVDRYLAVVHPIKSAKWRRPRTAKMINVAVWGVSLLVIMPIMIYAGVQHNHGRSSCTIIWPGESGAWYTGFIIYAFILGFLVPLTIICLCYLFIIIKVKSSGIRVGSSKRKKSEKKVTRMVSIVVAVFIFCWLPFYIFNVSSVSVLIVPTPVLKGMFDFVVVLSYANSCANPILYAFLSDNFKKSFQNVLCLVKVSGMDDADRSDSKQDKSRLNETTETQRTLLNGDLQTSI; translated from the coding sequence ATGGAGCTGGAATTCGAGCTGCCCAACGCCACCGCCTTCTGGTTCTCCCCGGCCTCCCCGTTCGACAACTTCTCGGTGGAGGCGCCCGCCAACGCCTCGCAGAACGCCACCGGCCAGCACTTCGACCTGACCAGCAACGCCATCCTCACCTTCATCTACTTCGTGGTCTGCATCGTGGGGCTGTGCGGCAACACGCTGGTGATATACGTCATCCTCCGCTACGCCAAGATGAAGACCATCACCAACATCTACATCCTCAACCTGGCCATCGCCGACGAGCTCTTcatgctggggctgcccttCCTGGCCATGCAGGTGGCCCTGGTGCACTGGCCCTTTGGCAAAGCCATCTGCAGGGTGGTCATGACGGTGGACGGGATCAACCAGTTCACCAGTATCTTCTGCCTGACGGTGATGAGCGTCGACCGGTACCTGGCCGTCGTCCATCCCATTAAATCGGCCAAGTGGAGGCGGCCCAGGACAGCCAAAATGATCAACGTGGCCGTCTGGGGTGTGTCCCTGCTGGTGATCATGCCCATCATGATTTATGCCGGGGTGCAGCACAACCACGGCAGGAGTAGCTGCACCATCATCTGGCCGGGGGAGTCGGGCGCCTGGTACACGGGCTTCATCATCTACGCCTTCATCCTGGGCTTCCTGGTGCCTCTCACCATCATCTGCCTTTGCTACTTGTTCATCATCATCAAAGTCAAGTCCTCAGGCATCAGAGTGGGCTCCTCCAAGAGGAAAAAGTCCGAGAAGAAAGTCACCAGGATGGTCTCCATCGTGGTCGCCGTCTTCATCTTCTGCTGGCTCCCCTTCTACATCTTCAACGTCTCCTCCGTCTCCGTCCTCATCGTGCCCACGCCCGTCCTCAAGGGCATGTTCGACTTCGTCGTGGTCCTCAGCTATGCCAACAGCTGCGCCAACCCCATCCTTTACGCCTTCCTCTCCGACAACTTCAAGAAGAGCTTTCAGAACGTCCTCTGCCTGGTGAAGGTCAGCGGCATGGACGACGCCGACCGCAGCGACAGCAAGCAGGACAAGTCCAGGCTCAACGAGACCACGGAAACCCAAAGGACCCTGCTCAACGGTGACCTGCAGACGAGCATCTGA